From the genome of Candidatus Methanomethylophilaceae archaeon:
TCCAATGGAGCCCTTCAGAATCCACCTGGTGCCAGTGCTTCGCCGTCATTATGTGCCCCAGAGAGTACGTATGGTCGTGGAGGACCATCTTAGGGTTGCTGGACGTCCCTGAGGTGAAATACATGATCATGGGCTCGACAGCTTTGGTCTCCCTTCTGGCGAATCCTTCGGGAGCCTTCTCGACTTCGGCGTCGAAATCCAGCCATCCTTCGCGGGGCGCCCCGGAAAGCAGCTTGACCTTCAGGGAGGGGATGTCCTCGGCGGCCTCCACAGCTCCGCTGATGTTGGATTGGTCGGTGCATATCACGGCTTTGACGTCGGCGGATCTAATCCTGTATTCGATGTCGTGCTTCGTGAGCATATGCGTGGCAGGAGCGACAATGGCCCCAAGCTTGTGCAATGCGACTATCGAATACCAGAACTGGAACTTCTGCTTCAGGATGAGCATCACCACGTCGCCTTTCCCGATTCCCAGTGATGCGAGGCAATTCGCGGTCTTGTCGCTCATCCTCTTCATCTCGGAGAAAGTGAATTTCCTCTCCTCGCCCGTGCAGCTCTCCCATACGAGGGCGGTGCGGTTAGGGTCGTTGACAGCGATGTCGTCCACTATGTCGTATCCGAAATTGTAATTCTCAGGATACTTGATCCTGTATTCTTTGAGAAGCCCTTCCCCGTCGTAAGTCTCCTCAAGATAGCGGTTGTTTATGCCCCTCATTTCTCTGCGCCTCTCATGACGACTGCTATGAATTTGCATCCGCTCTTAGACGTGGCGTACATCCCATGGGGCTTGCCGGAGTCATAATAGACCGAATCCCCGGGGCTCAGATCCATGATGCGCCCGTCGTGGGAGAATCTGAGAGTACCCTCCAGAATGTAATCGAACTCCTGGCCTTCGTGGGTAGAAACGCGGATCGGAGCGTTCTGGTCTTCCTCTATGTAAGGCGCGAAGACGACGAAAGGCTCTGATAGCTTGCTCTTGAATGTGGGAGCCAGATGCTGATATTGGAAGCCTATCCTCCTCTTCATCGGGAGGCCCTTGCCATTTCTGACCAGAGCGAAGCCTGAAAGATGCGGGTTGTCTCCGGTGAGGAGCTCGACCATATCGATGCCGAACCTCTCAGCGCATTTGTACAGGAACGTGAAGGAGAAATCTTTCTTCCCGGTCTCATACTCAAGATACTCCTCTACCGGCTTGCCTACGACCTCCGCCATCTCTTCCGCAGAGATGTCGCAGAGTTCCCTCATCGCCACTATGCGTTCCGCCACTTCCGCTATGTTTGGTTCCATAACCGTCACTTGGCTCGCAATATGATTGATGTATAAAATAGTGACACAGCCCACGGATGTATGTTATCGTCCATAATTTCAAGGTTTGATTTCAAGATTAAATATGTTTTATATCAATAGTTTCATAAAAAACAAACGATCCCGACATTATCTCACAACGCCGGGATCTGGATGGGGCCCGGAATCAGTTTTTGGCCTTGGGGCTGCGGGTTTTTATGAAATCAAGAACGAAATCGAAGTCTTCGTCGCAGACATAGACATGGTTGTTGTTAACGTAGATGACGTTCCTGTTCTTCACCGCCCTTATGATTCTAACATCCTCGAAAGCCGTGTACATGCTGCTGTTGGTTTTGGAGAGGAGGCCTGCCCCGACGGTTGTAGGGTTTCCGGCCACCAATCCTGCCAGGATAGCTATGTCCGACATTACGCCCGCCTTTTTCACTTGGGCTTCCTGCTGGGCATGGAGCACGCCTTCATCGTCCATCTCGAAGATCACGCAGTACTTCCATTGCATCATGGATCCGTAGATAAGGTAGGCCACCAATCCCAGAACCAGGATTATCGCCAGGGCAATCCCGCATACTTCGAGGCCGAAGCCGAGGACTTCTATTATATCCGTTCCGTCGATGATTCCCATCACAAGAAAGAAGACGAAGACGATTCCGACTATCAAGAGAGCCACTTTCAGCAGCAAAAGGGGTATCGTGAGATTCTTGGTAAGGCTCATCTCGAATACCCAGCGATATTTTCCGTCCAAGCATTTGGCGACTCTGCTCCCAAGTTCGTCGTCCATGGAAAAACATGGGCCAATCAGATTATATCTTTTGGCATAGGGCATAATTCGTTGGATCCCCATACCTAATCTCTGTATAGCCGATGAAACGGCATCGCAAACGTTCCAATGACGATTATTATATCTGCAAAACCTGCGATTCGATGCCGATGATGCCGTTCGGGAGGAAAAAAGTGGAATCATTCTCGGAGATCGCGCTTTCCATAACCTATATGGGCGGGAGAGAAGAGTTCAAAGCGATCTGCGAAGGGCCTTGCGCTAAGGTATCCTTCCAGACTGTATATCCGGGATCGAATGAACCTCCCGAACCTCTCTCTGAAACCACGTGCGGCACGGAAACTATAATCGGGTTGCTTAATGATTGCAATATTATGAAGTGGGACGGATTCCGCGGGAAGCAGCCCAGGCATCTGTTGGACGGAGAGATGTTCGCTTTCGAAGCCACGGTCAACGATGGGCACAAAATCAGTGCGTCTGGTTCCAACAACTTCCCCAAGAGATTCTGGGAACTGAAGGACGGTCTCAGAAAGATTGTCGATGGAAACAGCCGATGGCCATATTACGGCCAAAGATGCCGACGTTATTATATGACGGAGCCAATCGCGAACCCATGTTCCCGCTTGAAAGAAGGGTCACCGTCATCTGCGGACACTACGGCGTCGGCAAGACGAACCTCTCGGTCAATCTGGCGTCGGACTATGCCCGCAAGGGAGAAGACGTGATCCTGATCGATCTGGACGTGGTGAACCCTTATTTCAGATCGGCGGATTACGAAAAGGCTCTCTCGGATTAGGGCATAAGAGTTGTGGGCCCCAACTTCGCCAACACGAATCTGGATACCCCTTCACTCCCCGGTTCGATACCCAGCCTCATCGAGGACGGCGGGAAAGTCATAATAGACGTCGGAGGGGACGACGCGGGCGCCACGGCGCTGGGAGTATACTCCTCGACGCTGGCCAGAACCGATCCGGATGTGCTCTACGTGATCAACAGATACAGGTCGATGACGACGCATCCGGAGGAGGCCGAGGAAATACTCGGGGAAATCGAGCGGGCTTCCCGTCTCAAAGCCACCGGAATCGTCAACAACTCCCATCTGAAGCATAAGACCGACGGTTCCACGATCCTGGAATCCATAGGATTCGCCGATGAGGTCTCCAAGCTCACGGGCCTGCCGATAAAGTTCACGGCGGTGCCCCGCAACATCAACCTCTTAAATAAAATACCAAACATCTACCCAGTCGACGTCTGCGTCAAGGCGCCATGGGAATAAGCAGGTAGTCAGATGCCCGAAGTCAAAGTAAACAACGACAGGTGCAAAGGCTGCGAGATGTGCGTCATCACGTGCCCTAAGCACTTGCTGGAACTCGACAGGACGATCACTAACAGCAAAGGATACCATCCCGCGCACATAAAAGACCAGAAAGCGTGCATCGGGTGCGGATCCTGCGCGATAATGTGCCCCGATGTGGCCATAAGAGTGGAGGTCTGAGCATGGGCGAGAAAGTCCTCATGAAGGGGAACGAAGCCATCGCGGAAGCGGCCATCGCCGCCGGCTGCAGGCATTTCTTCGGCTACCCTATCACCCCCCAGACCGAGGTCGCGGCTTACATGTCCAAAAGGATGCCCAAGATAGGCGGCGTCTATCTCCAAGGGGAATCCGAGGTCGCTTCCATCAACATGGTCCTCGGAGCCGGAGCCGCCGGCGTGAGAGTCATGACATCAACTTCCTCCCCCGGGATCAGCCTGATGGCCGAGGGAATCTCATACATAGCGGGGTCGGACGTGCCCTGCCTGATAGTCAACGTCCAGCGCGGCGGCCCCGGGCTGGGAGGGATCCAGCCTTCCCAAGCAGATTACTGCCAGGCGACCAAAGCTTCCGGCCACGGAGACTTCCAGATGCTCGTGTTCGCCCCGTCCACCGTCCAGGAGATGGTTGACCTCGTCGCGGGAGCTTTCGAGCTGGGAGACAAATACAGGATGCCGACGATGATCCTCTCCGACGGAATGCTCGGACAGATGATGGAGCCTGTCGAGCTCCCCGAAGCGAAAGAGAGCACCGTCAGCGACAAACCCTGGGCAGCTTCTGGACATCAGAACAAGAGAGCACACAACGTGGTCAATTCCCTGTACATCGATCCGCACGAGCTCGAGAGGCTGGTCGTCGAGAGATACAAGAAATACGATATCATCAAAGAGACGGAGCAGAGAGCGGAGGAATACCTCGCCGATGACGCCGACATCATAATCGTCGCTTTCGGGGCATCCTCCAGAGTCTCCCGCTCCGCGATCGACATGGCCAGGAAGCAAGGAATAAAAGCCGGACTGGTCAGGCCTATAACGCTCTGGCCCTTCCCCGAGAAATACCTCGCGAAACATGCCGGCCACGCCAAGGTCTTCCTTTCCGTGGAGATGTCCATGGGACAGATGGTGGACGACGTGAAGCTGGCGATAAAATGCAGCAAACCGGTCGAGTTCTTCGGCCGCA
Proteins encoded in this window:
- a CDS encoding cupin domain-containing protein — its product is MTVMEPNIAEVAERIVAMRELCDISAEEMAEVVGKPVEEYLEYETGKKDFSFTFLYKCAERFGIDMVELLTGDNPHLSGFALVRNGKGLPMKRRIGFQYQHLAPTFKSKLSEPFVVFAPYIEEDQNAPIRVSTHEGQEFDYILEGTLRFSHDGRIMDLSPGDSVYYDSGKPHGMYATSKSGCKFIAVVMRGAEK
- a CDS encoding 4Fe-4S binding protein; this translates as MPEVKVNNDRCKGCEMCVITCPKHLLELDRTITNSKGYHPAHIKDQKACIGCGSCAIMCPDVAIRVEV
- a CDS encoding 3-methyl-2-oxobutanoate dehydrogenase subunit VorB yields the protein MGEKVLMKGNEAIAEAAIAAGCRHFFGYPITPQTEVAAYMSKRMPKIGGVYLQGESEVASINMVLGAGAAGVRVMTSTSSPGISLMAEGISYIAGSDVPCLIVNVQRGGPGLGGIQPSQADYCQATKASGHGDFQMLVFAPSTVQEMVDLVAGAFELGDKYRMPTMILSDGMLGQMMEPVELPEAKESTVSDKPWAASGHQNKRAHNVVNSLYIDPHELERLVVERYKKYDIIKETEQRAEEYLADDADIIIVAFGASSRVSRSAIDMARKQGIKAGLVRPITLWPFPEKYLAKHAGHAKVFLSVEMSMGQMVDDVKLAIKCSKPVEFFGRTGGVIPTPKEVFEQIVKLSGGACQ